The Streptomyces sp. V4I8 genome includes the window TTCCCACCTGCCCGTACACCGGCTTCCGCTCAGCCCTCCCCGCCTCCACCAGGTGCTCCAGATACCGCCGAGCCGTGATCCGGGAGATGCCCACGGTCTCGGCGACGCCCGCCGCCGTGAGCCCCTCCCCGGCCTCCCGCACAGCCCCGGTCACCCGCTCCAACGTCGGCCCGCTCAACCCCTTCGGCAGTGCAGCCGGCCCCGGCGCCCGCAGCGCCGCCAGCGCCCGGTCCACCTCGTCCTGCCCGCTGGCCTCTCCCACGGCCGCGTGGAACTCGGCGTACCGGACCAGCCGGTCCCGGAGGGTCGCGAACGTGAAGGGCTTCAGTACGTACTGCACGACCCCCAGCGACACCCCTTCCCGCACCACGGCCAGGTCCCGGGCCGACGTCACCGCGATCACGTCCGCGTGATGCCCGGCCGCCCGCAGTGACCGGGCCAGTTGCAGCCCGTGCACATCCGGCAGGTGCAGGTCCAGCAACAGCAGATCCACCGGCGTCCGCTCCAGCGCGCGGCGCGCCTCCGCCCCCGTATGGGCCTTGCCGACCGCGACGAATCCCGGCACCCGGCCGACGTACATCATGTGCGCGTCCGCCGCCACCGGATCGTCCTCCACGACCAGCACGCGAATCGCCTTCTCCGCCGCCGCCGTCATACGTCACCTCTCGAAACCACCGCGCCCTCGGCAGCGGTCCCCTCCGCCGGGGCGGGGCCTTCGGCCGGGACGGGATCTTCGGCTGGGGCGGAATCTTCGGCCGGGGTGGGGTCTTCGGCCGAGCCCGGGCCTTCTGTCGAGCCGGGGTCTTCGGCCGAGCCCGGGCCTTCCGCCGGGACGGAGCCTCCCGCCGGGACGGAGCCTCCCGCCGGGGTGGGGCCGTCGGCCGGGGTGCGGCCTTCCGCCGGGCCGGGGCCTTCTGTCGGGCCGGAGCCTCCCGCCGGGATGAGGCCTTCCGTCGGGCCGGGGCCCTCCGCCGAGCCTGGGCCTTCTGTCGGGCCGGGGCCTCCCGCCGGGATGAGGCCTTCCGTCGGGCCGGGGCCCTCCGCCGAGCCGGGGCCTTCTGTCGGGCCGGGGCCCTCCGCCGAGCCTGGGCCTTCTGTCGGGCCGTGACCCTCCGCCGAGCCCGGGCCTTCCGCCGGGAAGGAGCCTCTCGCCGGGGTGGGGCCTTCGGCCGGGGTGGGGCCTTCTGTCGGGCCCGGGCCTTCCGCCGGGATGAGGCCTTCCGCCGAGCCCAGACCTTCCGCCAGGACGGAGCCTCTCGTCGGGCCGGAGCCTTCCGCCGGGATGAGGCCTTCCGCCGAGCCCGGACCTTCCGCCAGGACGGAGCCGCCCGCTGAGCCGGGGCCCTCCGCCAGGACGTGACCCTCCGCCGAGCCCGGACCTTCCGCCAGGACGGAGCCTCTCGTCGGGCCGGGGCCCTCCGCCGGGCCGGAACCTCCCGCCGGGCCGGTACCTCCCGCCGAGCCGGAACCTTCCTTGGAGCCAGCCCCTTCCGCCAGCGGCAACCGCACCTCGAAGACCGCACCGCCGCCGTCGGCCTCCGCCACGGACAGCATGCCCTGGTGCCGGGTCGCGGCCTGGCGGACGAGGGCCAGGCCCAGTCCCCGGCCTCCCGGGCCGGCCGGCTTCGTGGAGAAGCCGCGTTGGAACACCGCCTCGGCGAGCGCGGGGTCCACTCCGGAGCCGGTGTCCGACACCCGTAGCACCAGCTCGCCGTCCTCGGCGTACGCCGTCACCGTCACCCGTGCTCCCACACTTCCCTGTGCCGCGTCGACCGCGTTGTCGATCAGGTTGCCGAGGATCGTCACCAGGTCCCGGGCGGGCAGGGACGGCGGCAGCAGGCCGTCGTCGAGGCGGCTGTCCTCCGATACGACCAGCTCCACGCCCCGCTCGTTGGCCTGTGCCGTCTTCCCCAGCAGCAGCGCCGCCAGCACCGGCTCGCTCACCGCCGCGACGACCTGGTCCATGAGGGCCTGGGCCAGCTCCAGCTCGGCGGTCGCGAACTCCACCGCATCCTCGGCGCGTCCGAGTTCGATCAGCGAGACGACCGTGTGGAGGCGGTTCGCCGCCTCGTGCGCCTGTGAGCGCAGCGCCTGCGTGAAGCCCCGCTCGGAGTCCAACTCGCCCATCAGCGACTGGAGTTCGGTCACGTCCCGGAGTGTCACCACCGTGCCGCGCCGCTCGCCGCCCGACACCGGCGACGTGTTCACCACCAGGACCCGTTCCGCGGTCAGATGCACCTCGTCCACCCTCGGCTCGGAGGCCAGCAGCGCCCCGGTCAACGGGGCGGGCAGGCCGAGCTCCGCGACCGAATGCCCCACCACATCACCGTCCACGCTCAGCAACTCGCGCCCGCCGTCATTGATCAGCGCCACACGGTACTGCCCGTCCAGCATCAGCAGACCCTCGCGTACCGCGTGCAGTGCGGCCTGGTGGTAGTCGTGCATATGGCTCAGCTCGGCCGCGTTCATGCCATGGGTGTGCCGACGCAGGCGGGCATTGATCACATACGTGCCGACCGCGCCCAGCGCGAGCGCGCCCGCCGCCACCCCGAGCAGGGCCGTCAGCTGGTCCTGCACCCGCTTGCTGATCTCCTCGACCCGGATACCCGCGCTGACCATCCCCACGATGTCCGCCGGCCGGCTCCCGCCGTCGTAGATCGGTACGACCGCACGGACGGACGGGCCGAGCGTGCCGGTGTACGTCTCGGTGAAGGGCTCACCCCGCAGGGCACGCGCCGTGTGGCCGCGGAAGTGCTGGCCGATCTGCTTCTCGTCGGGGTGCGTCCAGCGGATGCCCGCGGGGTTCATGATCGTGACGAAGTCGACCTCGGCGTCGCGCTGCACGCGGAGCGCGTACGGCTGGAGCTCCGCCGTCGGATCGTCGCTGCGGATCGCCTCCCGCACGGACGGCGCGTCGGCGATCGACTGCGCCACCGCCTTGGCCTGCCGCCCCGCCGCGTCCTCGGCCTGCCCGCGGTCACTGACGTATGTGAACACCGCGTACCCGGCGACGAGCACCGCTATCAGCACGGCCTGCATGGCGAACAGCTGGCCGGCCAGGCTGCGGGGTCTCGGGACGGGGATGCGCATGTCGTCAGTCTGCCTCCATGGCCGACGGTGAACTAAATGAACGGAAGGGTGACCGCCCTCACACGGCGGGGGATAGTCACCGCATCGCTGAGTGCGACGCCCCCCGTCCCCGGGACGTGCCGGCCGGTCAGCGAGACCCCCAACCCGGACGTGAGCCGCACGCCGGTGATACCGACGAAGACGTCAAGGAGGGCAGCCGTGGCCGCCGCCAGTTCCCCCGAGAAGGCACCCGCCGCTCCCGTCGCCAAAGCCAAACGGGACCGCACGCACTACCTGTACATCGCGGTGATCATCGCGGTGGCCCTCGGTATCACCGTGGGCCTGGTCGCGCCCGACTTCGCGGTCGAGCTGAAGCCCATCGGTACGGGCTTCGTGAACCTGATCAAGATGATGATCTCGCCGATCATCTTCTGCACGATCGTCCTCGGCATCGGCTCGGTACGGAAGGCCGCCAAGGTCGGCAAGGTCGGCGGTATCGCGCTGGTCTACTTCCTCGCGATGTCGCTGGTCGCGCTCGCCATCGGTCTCGTCGTCGGCAACATCCTGGAGCCGGGCACCGGCCTCGCGGTCACCGACGCCGTCAAGGACGCCGGTCACGCACAGGTCGACGCCGAGGCCAAGGACACCACCGAGTTCCTGCTCGGCATCATCCCGACCACGATCGTCTCCGCCTTCACCATGCCCGACGTCCTGCAGACCCTGCTGGTCGCGCTGCTCGCCGGCTTCGCGCTGCAGGGCATGGGCTCGGCCGGAGAGCCGATCCTGCGCGGTGTGCAGCACATCCAGAAGCTTGTCTTCCGCATCCTGGCCATGGTGATGTGGATGGCCCCGGTCGGTGCCTTCGGCGCCATCGCCGCCGTCACCGGTTCCGCCGGCGTCGACGCGCTCAAGAAGCTCGCCATCCTGATGCTCGGCTTCTACGTCACCTGTTTCCTCTTCGTCTTCATCGTGCTCGGTCTGCTGCTGCGGCTCGTCGCCGGCCTCAACATCTTCACGCTCTTCAAGTACCTGAGCCGTGAGTTCCTGCTGATCCTGTCCACCTCCTCCTCCGAGTCCGCGCTGCCGCGCCTCATCGCGAAGATGGAGCACCTGGGCATCAGCAAGCCCGTCGTCGGCATCACCGTTCCGACCGGCTACTCCTTCAACCTCGACGGCACCATGATCTACATGACCATGGCCTCGCTGTTCATCGCCGACGCCATGGGTACGCCGATGGCGATCGCCGAGCAGATCCCGCTGCTGCTCTTCCTGCTGGTCGCCTCCAAGGGCGCCGCCGGTGTCACCGGTGCGGGTCTGGCCACGCTGGCCGGTGGCCTCCAGTCGCACAAGCCCGCCCTGGTGGACGGCATCGGCCTCATCGTCGGCATCGACCGCTTCATGAGCGAGGCCCGCGCCCTGACGAACTTCGCGGGCAACGCCGTCGCCACGGTCCTGATCGGCACCTGGACCAAGGAGATCGACCGCGGCCGCGTCGACGAAGTGCTCGCCGGTCACATCCCGTTCGACGAGGCGACCCTCGTGGACGACGGCCACGGTGGTCACAGCGGCCCGGCCGAGGCCGAGGCCGAGGTGCCGGAACAGGGCGGCGACAAGGAACTCGCCAAGGCCTGACCCTCCGGCCCGGTCCGAGCTCCGGACGTCCGGCCCCGCCTGAACCGGGGCCGGACGCCCGGGCCATGTGCACCCCGACCCAGGCGCACGGCAACTGCCGTGCGCCTGAGTCGCGTTACCGGACGGGATTACCGGAAGATTGCGTTCCCTTACCTGCCCTTGCCCAACCCGGTTGATCTTCCGTACCTCTCCACGGGTGACCATCGAGCACCGAGAGGAAGTCCGGGGGAACCCATGGACAAAGTTCGTAAGGCATTGATCGGCACGGCCGCCGGAGCCGTGCTCCTCACGGCCGGCGTCGCGCCGGCCCAGGCGGCCACGGGGACGGCCCAGCCGTCCGCGGGGCGTGACTACAAGAGCATCGCCGGCGTGTGCGGTTCGCTGCTGGCCACCGGGGTCAGCGTCTCCTCGCTGGGGAAGACCATCGCGTCCAAGGGCGCGGGCTGGGTGGGGGCGATCGTCTCCGCGGGCTGCCTGGTGAAGGACGCCAAGGAGTACAGCAAGGCCTTCAACGCCTCCCCGGCGGGCATCGCGAGGCTGAAGAAGATCCAGGCGAAGTACCACAACTACACGTTCAAGCGCTTCATGAAGGACTTCGGCTGCGAGTGGAAGGCGAACCCGCCCGGCGGCGGCACGGACGCCGCTCCGGCCGTCGTGGCCCACAACACCAGGGCGGCGGGGCACTGGGACTGCAGCTCGGCCGGCGACTGAGCGGAGCGCTGCCGTGGACATCACCCTGGCCCTCGTGCTGGTCGTCGCCGAACTGGCGGTGCTGACCGGTGGGTACCTCGACGCACAGGCACACTCGCGGCCGAGCAGGGGCGTCCGCGTCATCCGGGCACTCGGCCCGCTGCTCACCGTGGCGGCGGCCGTGGTCCTGGTGCCCGATCCCGTCTGGAAGGTGGCGGTGGCTCTCGTCACGCCGGCGCTGGTGAAAGCCGTCGACCAGTACGCACGCCACCTCGGGGCGCCGGCCCCGGGTGGCCGTGAGTCGGCGGGTCGGTTGCGCTGAGACCGGTGTGCGGGCCGGGCAGGGAGACTGCCCGGCCCGCACCCGGCTCTCCGGTCAGAAAATTCGCCTCACTCGGTCCGCCTCATTCGGTCCGCCTCACTCGGCACGCCTCACTCGGCCGGGAGCCGAGTGAACGTCAGCCGACCCGAACGACCGCCCCGTTCAGCCGGCCCAGCTCCTCCGCGTCCAGCACCAGCTCCGCCGCGGCGGCCGAATCCCGGATCGTCTCCGGGCGGCTCGCCCCCGGAATGGGGACCACCGCCGGGGACCGCGCCATAAGCCAGGCCAGGCACACCTGCTGAGGGCTGACCCCGCGGGCAGCCGCCACGGCCCGGAAGGCACCGAAACGGGGCTCATCCGCCGCCCGCGACAGCCCGTCCACCGTCTGCGCCGCCCCGCCCTGCGCCCGCGCCGCCCCGTCCTCCGCCCTCGCCTCCGCGCTCGCCACCCCCGCAGGCCCGTCCAGCGAGCTGCGGGAGATGCCGCCCAGTGGGCTCCAGGGCAGGAATGCCAGGCCCAGTTGCGCGCACAGTTGTAGCTCGGCCTCGCTGTCCAGCACAGAGGGGGAGTACTGGTTCTGTACCGAGACCAGGCGGTCGCCGAGGATTCGGTGGGCCGTGCGGATCTGGTCCACGTCGGTGTTGGAGATGCCGGCCAGGCGGATCTTGCCCGCGTCGAGGAGTTCGCGCAGTGCGCCGACCGAGTCCTCGAAGGGGACGGCCGGATCGGGCTTGTGCAACTGGTAGAGCCCGATCGCCTCGACGCCGAGCCGTCGCAGCGAGGCCTCGGCGGCCGCCCTGAGGTGGCGGGGGTCGCCGTTCACCGTCCAGCTGCCGTCGGCGGGCCGGCCGCGGCCGCCCTTGGTGGCCACCAGCACGGCGTCCGTGTCGCCGCCGTACGCGGCCAGCGCGCGGGCCACGAGGAGTTCGTTGTGACCGGGCTCGGCGCCCGGCAGATGGTACGAGTCCGCCGTGTCCAGCAGCGTGACCCCCGCGTCCAGAGCGGCGTGCACGGTGGCCAGGGCGCGGGCGTCGTCGGGGCGGCCCTCGATGGACAGCGGCATCACGCCGAGGCCGACCGCGCTCACGCGACGGTCGCCAAGAGTGCGGTACCGCATGTCAGGCGGCGTCCTTTCCGAGGGTCTCGGCGACGGCCTTCGGGAGCCACCGCCGGGCACGGGTGAAACGGAAACCCAGCCGTGTGGCACGGGAGTTGTCCATGGCGTAGGCGCGGGTGAAGGAGAGCGGGGAGACCTCGCCGACCTCGACGTGCTGGAAGACGGCCTTGCCGTCCGGGAGGTGCGCGGCGATCGCGTCGCACAGGTCCTCGGTGGTCAGCGGGCCGTGCGAGGCGGCGTTGACCGGCCCCGTGAAGTCCTGGCCCACCGTCCAGAAGAGGAAGTCGGCGATCTCCTCGACATGGATGTACGTCGCCGGGTGGTTCACCACCGGTACGGCGATCGGGGTCCCGCCGCTGACCCGGTCCGCGTAGTACGTCATACGGCCCGTGAAGTCGTCGTCCCCGCCCAGCACATGGGCGACGCGCACCGCCGTGTACGGGAAGTCCGGGCCGGCGGCGAATACGGCCTCCGCCTGCCGCTTGCCCTCGCCGTAGTGGGATTCGAGGAACTCCGGGTCGTCCCAGGGGAGTTCGAGGTCGACGGCCACGCCCACCGGATCCACGTCCGTCTCGCGCACCGGGGCGATCGAGTCCTCGTACTCGTACACCTCCACCGTCGACGTCAGCACATAGCGGCCGGTGCGGCCGGCGAACACGCGGCGGGCGATCTCCGCCTGGCGCGGCGTGTAGCAGACCTGGTCGACCACGGCGTCGAACGTCCGTGAACCCAGCGCCGCCGTCAGGGACTTCTCGTCGCCGCGGTCGGCGACCAGATGGACCACGCCCGGTGGCGGCGCCGACGATCCGCGATTGAGAACCGTCACCCGGTCCCCGGCCGCCAGCAGTCGCGCGATCAGCCGCTTGCCGAAATAGCGGTTGCCGCCGATGACCAGTACTTCTCGTGCCTTTCGCATGACCATAATTCTCCTGGCCCCGCACCACGTCCTGAAGGGGAAGACATGGGAGATCAGGCCGCCGTGCCGAAAGAACCACGGCATCTGCGCCCGGCCACCGTCGAAACATCGGTGGCCTTCGACGCCCTGGACCGGCAGATCCTCGAACTGCTCCAGACCGACGGCCGGATCAAACTGAGCGAGCTGGGCCGCCGCGTGCGTCTCAGCCCGGCAGCCGTCACCGAGCGCGTACGGCGACTGGAGGCGGCGGGCGCGATCACGGGGTACGGCGCCCAGATCGCCCCCGCCCGGCTCGGTTATGGCATCCAGGCGTTCATCCGCGTCAACCCGCACGGCGGCTACACCCTCAAACACCCCCGCACCCTGGAGCTGCTCGACCGCCCGGAGATCATGGAGGTCCACCACGTGGTCGGCGAGGACTGCTGGATCCTCAAGGTCGCCGTCGAGGACACCGTCCACCTGGAGGACGTGCTCGAACAGACCTCGGCGCTGGGCCGTACGACGACGTCGATCGTGCTGTCCTCCCCGGTGCGCGGAAAGCCGCTCCTGCCGCGGTTGCCCTGACGTCGGCGTCAAGGATTACGTTCGTACGCATGCGAATCGGCGAGCTGGCCGCACGGGCCGGGACCACGACGCGCACGTTGCGCTACTACGAGTCACGGGGACTGCTGCCCGCGCGGCGCAGCGGCAACGGGTATCGCACGTACGACGAGAGCGACCTGCGGCTGCTGCGGCAGATCAGGACGTTGCAGGACTTCGGGTTCGACCTGGAGGAGACCCGGCCGTTCGTGGAGTGTCTGCGGGCCGGGCATCCGGAGGGCGACTCGTGTCCCGCCTCGCTCGCGGTCTACCGGCGCAAGCTCGACGAGCTCGACGGGCTGATCGGGGAGTTGCAGGCCGTGCGGGCCAAGATCGGCCTGCGGCTGGCGATGGCCGAGGGGGAACCACCGTTGTGCGAACTGGGAGGGCAGGAACTGTGATCAAGGCGGCAGGCGTGGCCGAGGTGACGGACGCGGACTTCGCGGCGGAGGTGATCGACTCCGAACTGCCGGTGCTGGTGCAGTTCACGGCCGACTGGTGCGGCCCGTGCCGCCAGCTCGCGCCGGTTCTGAGCGCCATCGCCGGCGAGGAGGGCGACCGGCTGAGGATCGTCCAGCTGGACGTGGACCGCAATCCGGAGACCACGATCGCGTACGGCGTGCTGTCGACGCCCACGCTGATGGTGTTCCGGGGCGGGGAGCCCGTGAAGTCGATGGTGGGCGCCCGGCCCAA containing:
- a CDS encoding MerR family transcriptional regulator; translation: MRIGELAARAGTTTRTLRYYESRGLLPARRSGNGYRTYDESDLRLLRQIRTLQDFGFDLEETRPFVECLRAGHPEGDSCPASLAVYRRKLDELDGLIGELQAVRAKIGLRLAMAEGEPPLCELGGQEL
- a CDS encoding response regulator; amino-acid sequence: MTAAAEKAIRVLVVEDDPVAADAHMMYVGRVPGFVAVGKAHTGAEARRALERTPVDLLLLDLHLPDVHGLQLARSLRAAGHHADVIAVTSARDLAVVREGVSLGVVQYVLKPFTFATLRDRLVRYAEFHAAVGEASGQDEVDRALAALRAPGPAALPKGLSGPTLERVTGAVREAGEGLTAAGVAETVGISRITARRYLEHLVEAGRAERKPVYGQVGRPELVYRWVPGAGAGAGR
- a CDS encoding aldo/keto reductase, giving the protein MRYRTLGDRRVSAVGLGVMPLSIEGRPDDARALATVHAALDAGVTLLDTADSYHLPGAEPGHNELLVARALAAYGGDTDAVLVATKGGRGRPADGSWTVNGDPRHLRAAAEASLRRLGVEAIGLYQLHKPDPAVPFEDSVGALRELLDAGKIRLAGISNTDVDQIRTAHRILGDRLVSVQNQYSPSVLDSEAELQLCAQLGLAFLPWSPLGGISRSSLDGPAGVASAEARAEDGAARAQGGAAQTVDGLSRAADEPRFGAFRAVAAARGVSPQQVCLAWLMARSPAVVPIPGASRPETIRDSAAAAELVLDAEELGRLNGAVVRVG
- a CDS encoding Lrp/AsnC family transcriptional regulator, with product MGDQAAVPKEPRHLRPATVETSVAFDALDRQILELLQTDGRIKLSELGRRVRLSPAAVTERVRRLEAAGAITGYGAQIAPARLGYGIQAFIRVNPHGGYTLKHPRTLELLDRPEIMEVHHVVGEDCWILKVAVEDTVHLEDVLEQTSALGRTTTSIVLSSPVRGKPLLPRLP
- a CDS encoding NAD-dependent epimerase/dehydratase family protein yields the protein MRKAREVLVIGGNRYFGKRLIARLLAAGDRVTVLNRGSSAPPPGVVHLVADRGDEKSLTAALGSRTFDAVVDQVCYTPRQAEIARRVFAGRTGRYVLTSTVEVYEYEDSIAPVRETDVDPVGVAVDLELPWDDPEFLESHYGEGKRQAEAVFAAGPDFPYTAVRVAHVLGGDDDFTGRMTYYADRVSGGTPIAVPVVNHPATYIHVEEIADFLFWTVGQDFTGPVNAASHGPLTTEDLCDAIAAHLPDGKAVFQHVEVGEVSPLSFTRAYAMDNSRATRLGFRFTRARRWLPKAVAETLGKDAA
- a CDS encoding cation:dicarboxylate symporter family transporter; translated protein: MAAASSPEKAPAAPVAKAKRDRTHYLYIAVIIAVALGITVGLVAPDFAVELKPIGTGFVNLIKMMISPIIFCTIVLGIGSVRKAAKVGKVGGIALVYFLAMSLVALAIGLVVGNILEPGTGLAVTDAVKDAGHAQVDAEAKDTTEFLLGIIPTTIVSAFTMPDVLQTLLVALLAGFALQGMGSAGEPILRGVQHIQKLVFRILAMVMWMAPVGAFGAIAAVTGSAGVDALKKLAILMLGFYVTCFLFVFIVLGLLLRLVAGLNIFTLFKYLSREFLLILSTSSSESALPRLIAKMEHLGISKPVVGITVPTGYSFNLDGTMIYMTMASLFIADAMGTPMAIAEQIPLLLFLLVASKGAAGVTGAGLATLAGGLQSHKPALVDGIGLIVGIDRFMSEARALTNFAGNAVATVLIGTWTKEIDRGRVDEVLAGHIPFDEATLVDDGHGGHSGPAEAEAEVPEQGGDKELAKA
- the trxA gene encoding thioredoxin, whose translation is MIKAAGVAEVTDADFAAEVIDSELPVLVQFTADWCGPCRQLAPVLSAIAGEEGDRLRIVQLDVDRNPETTIAYGVLSTPTLMVFRGGEPVKSMVGARPKRRLLEELSDIL